The Desulfarculaceae bacterium genome window below encodes:
- a CDS encoding DUF933 domain-containing protein, with the protein MRLALCGMPSAGKSTLFAALAGRRAATGGRAESNLALLNVPDQRVDDLSDLFKPKKTTFAQISFVDPPPPPAKPEDPTAKMPPELRQCEGLLQVVRNFDGGLGAPDPAGEYRAFVDEMLLHDLISVERRLERIAGERQRGRETDKEEIALLERAQELLNAERLLGEDEEIPGHPKLRGFGLLTAKPRIVVVNNAEDDPEAPELGEGVTPVVVRAAIEAELAELEPEEAAEFMADLGLAESALDRLIAAAYAASRLISFFTVGEDEVRAWTITQGTDAQHAAGAIHSDLERGFIRAEVMSYQDLMEQGSEAAIKKAGLLKVVGKDYIVSDGEIMHVRFNV; encoded by the coding sequence ATGCGCCTGGCCCTGTGCGGCATGCCCTCGGCGGGCAAATCCACCCTGTTCGCGGCCCTGGCCGGACGCCGGGCGGCCACGGGCGGGCGCGCCGAGTCCAACCTGGCCCTACTCAACGTGCCCGACCAGCGGGTGGACGACCTGAGCGATCTGTTCAAGCCCAAGAAGACCACCTTTGCCCAGATAAGCTTCGTGGACCCGCCCCCGCCCCCGGCAAAGCCCGAGGACCCCACCGCCAAGATGCCCCCCGAGCTGCGCCAGTGCGAGGGGCTCTTGCAGGTGGTCAGGAACTTCGACGGCGGCCTGGGCGCGCCCGACCCGGCCGGGGAGTACCGCGCCTTTGTGGACGAGATGCTCCTGCACGACCTCATCAGCGTGGAGCGCCGCCTGGAGCGCATCGCGGGCGAGCGCCAGCGCGGCCGCGAGACGGACAAAGAGGAGATCGCCCTGCTGGAGCGGGCCCAGGAGCTGCTCAACGCCGAGCGCCTGCTTGGCGAGGACGAGGAGATCCCGGGCCATCCCAAGCTCAGGGGCTTCGGCCTGCTCACCGCCAAGCCGCGCATCGTGGTGGTCAACAACGCGGAGGACGACCCCGAGGCCCCGGAGTTGGGCGAGGGCGTCACGCCGGTGGTGGTGCGCGCGGCCATCGAGGCCGAGCTGGCCGAGCTGGAGCCCGAGGAGGCGGCCGAGTTCATGGCCGACCTGGGGCTTGCCGAGAGCGCCCTGGACCGGCTCATCGCCGCGGCCTATGCCGCCAGCCGTTTGATCAGCTTCTTCACGGTGGGCGAGGACGAGGTGCGCGCCTGGACCATCACCCAGGGCACCGACGCCCAGCACGCGGCCGGGGCCATCCACTCCGACCTGGAGCGGGGCTTCATCCGGGCCGAGGTGATGAGCTACCAGGACCTCATGGAGCAGGGATCCGAGGCCGCCATCAAGAAGGCGGGGCTCTTGAAGGTGGTGGGCAAGGACTATATTGTCTCGGACGGCGAAATAATGCACGTCCGCTTCAACGTATAG
- a CDS encoding multidrug effflux MFS transporter produces MRKYVILIAILSAFPPLSTDMYLPALPELQQLWHQPLATVNLTLISFLFVYCFGMLFYGPISDRVGRRRPLMLGISFYVAASLACALAGGVWSMVGFRALQAAGAAAGTALALAIAKDLFQAEQRAQVIAYVSVILALAPMLAPILGGWIMAVVTWHYIFVAQAAVGAVALVAVWLMPEPLTERSGEKLRRSFRTYARLLTNRRFMGLNLATAILSLPFFAFIAGSADIYITRFGLSETTFGYFFAFNALSLMSGSYLFSRLARLVSVRSLLTLCFGGMLAAGLAMCLIPHTGPWSLALPNWVLGFCVGLSRPPATNLILEQVDTDTGSASSLIAFSFMLLGSLGMFIVSLGWTDKIMVIGALGAAVGVVDLLFWLKYRSRYALKR; encoded by the coding sequence GTGCGCAAATACGTCATCCTCATAGCCATCCTTTCGGCCTTCCCCCCGCTGAGCACGGACATGTACCTCCCGGCTCTGCCCGAGCTCCAGCAGCTTTGGCACCAGCCCCTGGCCACGGTGAACCTCACCCTTATCTCGTTCCTGTTCGTCTACTGCTTCGGCATGTTGTTCTATGGCCCCATCTCCGACCGGGTGGGGCGGCGGCGGCCCCTTATGCTGGGCATCTCCTTCTACGTGGCCGCCAGCCTGGCCTGCGCCCTGGCCGGCGGGGTGTGGTCCATGGTCGGCTTCCGGGCCTTGCAAGCCGCCGGGGCCGCAGCGGGCACCGCCCTGGCCCTGGCCATTGCCAAGGACCTGTTCCAGGCCGAGCAGCGCGCCCAGGTCATCGCCTACGTGTCGGTGATCCTGGCCCTGGCCCCCATGCTGGCCCCCATCCTGGGCGGCTGGATCATGGCCGTGGTCACCTGGCACTACATCTTCGTGGCCCAGGCCGCGGTGGGCGCGGTGGCGCTGGTCGCGGTGTGGCTCATGCCCGAGCCGCTAACCGAGCGCTCCGGCGAGAAGCTGCGCCGCTCTTTTCGCACCTACGCCCGCCTGCTCACCAACCGCCGCTTCATGGGGCTCAACCTGGCCACGGCCATCCTGAGCCTGCCCTTTTTTGCCTTCATCGCGGGCTCGGCCGACATCTACATCACCCGCTTCGGCCTCAGCGAGACCACCTTCGGCTACTTCTTCGCCTTCAACGCCCTGTCGCTGATGAGCGGGTCGTATCTTTTCTCGCGCCTGGCCCGGCTGGTTTCGGTGCGCAGCCTGCTCACCCTGTGCTTCGGGGGGATGCTGGCCGCCGGGCTGGCCATGTGCCTCATCCCCCACACCGGCCCCTGGTCCCTGGCCCTGCCCAACTGGGTGCTGGGCTTCTGCGTGGGGCTCTCGCGCCCGCCGGCCACCAACCTCATCCTGGAGCAGGTGGACACCGACACGGGCAGCGCCTCCTCGCTCATCGCCTTCAGCTTCATGCTCCTGGGCTCGCTGGGCATGTTCATCGTGTCCCTGGGCTGGACCGACAAGATCATGGTCATCGGCGCCCTGGGCGCGGCGGTGGGGGTGGTGGACCTCCTGTTCTGGCTGAAGTATCGCAGCCGCTACGCGCTCAAGCGATAA
- a CDS encoding radical SAM protein, with amino-acid sequence MPSYRVKNLAISIDKDGAGGYAKATYPIRFGKYSEIRTPDYEFHLNQKGEIKFIRGLGMGWRHPGELLKRTDGNDWVYYSLGSVGERIKDLLGEYYLPCLPYPSNSIWEFNPFTDMNIMQAFGAWAQTWATLVEMPAAGLPGPLAAFREMVAANHDTALLNSARELTAIGGERVSVLPPDTCHVDYEVIPLTVADGCRYHCGFCCVKSPQAHRPRPWDDIAGQIERLRAFYGPNLSSYKALFLGNHDALGAGGELLARAAEAAIEGLALEDAQLFLFASADSLLECGEDSLTRLGQLAGGVYINLGLESVDPATLKAIKKPLSAARVREAFERMLQINRDHENIEVTANFLLGEMFGPEHYGSLAELLAGVDPPPGRKGAVYLSPLLASTRRPELLPEFFRIKEASRLPAYIYLIQRL; translated from the coding sequence ATGCCCTCCTATCGCGTGAAAAACCTGGCCATCAGCATCGACAAGGACGGGGCGGGCGGTTACGCCAAGGCCACCTATCCCATCCGCTTTGGCAAGTACTCCGAGATACGCACCCCTGACTACGAGTTCCATCTCAACCAAAAAGGCGAGATCAAATTCATCCGTGGCCTGGGCATGGGCTGGCGGCACCCCGGCGAGCTCTTAAAACGCACCGACGGCAACGACTGGGTGTACTACTCTCTGGGCTCGGTGGGCGAGCGCATCAAGGACCTCCTGGGCGAGTACTACCTCCCCTGCCTGCCCTACCCCAGCAACAGCATCTGGGAGTTCAACCCCTTCACGGACATGAACATCATGCAGGCCTTTGGGGCCTGGGCCCAGACCTGGGCCACCCTGGTGGAGATGCCCGCCGCCGGGCTGCCCGGCCCCCTGGCCGCCTTCCGCGAGATGGTGGCCGCCAACCACGACACCGCCCTGCTCAACAGCGCCCGGGAGCTGACAGCCATCGGGGGCGAACGCGTCTCGGTGCTGCCGCCGGACACCTGCCACGTGGACTACGAGGTGATCCCCCTGACCGTGGCCGACGGCTGCCGCTATCACTGCGGCTTCTGCTGCGTGAAATCGCCCCAAGCCCACCGCCCCCGCCCCTGGGACGACATCGCGGGCCAGATAGAGCGGCTCCGGGCCTTTTACGGCCCCAACCTGAGCTCCTACAAGGCGCTGTTCTTGGGCAATCACGACGCCCTGGGCGCGGGCGGGGAGCTTTTGGCGCGGGCGGCCGAGGCGGCCATCGAAGGCCTGGCCCTCGAGGACGCCCAGCTTTTCCTCTTCGCCAGCGCGGACTCCCTGCTGGAATGCGGCGAGGATTCGCTCACCCGCCTCGGCCAGCTGGCGGGCGGAGTGTACATCAACCTGGGCCTGGAGTCGGTGGACCCGGCCACCCTCAAGGCCATCAAGAAGCCGCTGAGCGCCGCGCGGGTGCGCGAGGCCTTTGAGCGCATGTTGCAGATCAACCGAGACCACGAAAACATCGAGGTCACGGCCAACTTCCTGCTGGGCGAGATGTTCGGTCCGGAGCACTACGGCTCCCTGGCCGAGCTGTTGGCCGGGGTGGACCCGCCCCCCGGGCGCAAGGGCGCGGTGTATCTCTCGCCCCTGCTGGCCAGCACCCGGAGGCCGGAGCTGCTGCCCGAGTTCTTCCGGATTAAGGAGGCCAGCCGCCTGCCCGCCTACATCTATCTGATCCAAAGGCTCTAA
- a CDS encoding adenosylcobalamin-dependent ribonucleoside-diphosphate reductase: protein MSAEHFPFGPHALPVLERRYLVRDEAGRVCESPEQMLGRVAAAVARGEESFGGANACREMRRAFLRLMADGLFLPNSPTLMNAGRALGQLSACFVIPIQDSLESIFEAVKETALIHKSGGGTGFSFSRLRPAGDVVASTHGISSGPLSFMQVFDTATEAVKQGGTRRGANMGLLGVGHPDIEQFIMAKRTPGRLENFNISVMISDAFMDAVRAGAGWELINPRGGEVVRTVEAGALLELMVSAAHASGEPGLAFYEAINQGNLTPELGPLEATNPCGEQPLLPHESCNLGSLVLPRFLRHGAVDYAALEDAVALAVRFLDDVVTVNRFPLLSVARATSATRKIGLGVMGLADLLVDLGLPYGSPEAAALGREVMARIHAAARQASAELGKKRGSFPAFKASRLATQYQHMRNATVTTVAPTGTLSLLMGCSSGIEPYFALAYTRRVLEGEHLVEYNPRFLARLAELGLDGPESLSALAASGQAGAVPGLPPEVAALFPTAHEVAPAAHLAMQAAFQEHTDNGVSKTVNLPASAGPEAVREVFLSAHQLGLKGVTVFRSGSRGRQVLELLPLPGREAPPRVHLSGHCPRCGGLLKTDGGCLACSFCGASGCE, encoded by the coding sequence CCGGGTGTGCGAGAGCCCGGAGCAGATGCTGGGACGGGTGGCTGCGGCCGTGGCCCGGGGCGAGGAGTCCTTTGGCGGGGCCAACGCCTGCCGGGAGATGCGCCGCGCCTTTTTGCGCCTCATGGCTGACGGGCTTTTTTTGCCCAACAGCCCCACCCTGATGAACGCGGGACGCGCCCTGGGCCAGCTCAGCGCCTGCTTTGTCATCCCCATACAGGACAGCCTGGAGAGCATCTTCGAGGCGGTGAAAGAGACCGCCCTGATCCACAAGTCCGGCGGGGGCACGGGGTTTTCCTTCAGCCGCCTGCGCCCGGCGGGCGACGTGGTGGCCTCCACCCACGGCATCAGCTCCGGGCCCCTGAGCTTCATGCAGGTGTTCGACACCGCCACCGAGGCGGTGAAGCAGGGGGGCACCCGCCGGGGGGCCAACATGGGCCTGCTCGGCGTGGGGCACCCGGACATCGAACAGTTCATAATGGCCAAGCGAACCCCGGGCCGCTTGGAAAACTTCAACATCTCGGTGATGATCAGCGACGCCTTCATGGACGCGGTCAGGGCCGGGGCGGGCTGGGAGCTGATCAACCCGCGCGGCGGCGAGGTGGTGCGCACCGTGGAGGCGGGGGCGCTCCTGGAGTTGATGGTGAGCGCGGCCCACGCCAGCGGCGAGCCGGGCCTGGCCTTTTACGAGGCCATCAACCAAGGCAACCTGACCCCGGAGCTGGGGCCCCTGGAGGCCACCAACCCCTGCGGGGAGCAGCCGCTGTTGCCCCATGAGTCCTGCAACCTGGGCTCGCTGGTGCTGCCCCGTTTTCTGCGCCACGGCGCGGTGGACTACGCCGCCCTGGAGGACGCCGTTGCCTTGGCGGTGCGCTTTTTGGACGACGTGGTGACGGTGAACCGCTTCCCTTTGCTTTCGGTGGCCCGGGCTACCTCGGCCACCCGCAAGATCGGCCTGGGGGTCATGGGCCTGGCCGATCTGCTGGTGGACCTGGGCCTGCCCTACGGCTCGCCCGAGGCGGCGGCCCTGGGGCGCGAGGTCATGGCCCGCATCCACGCCGCCGCCCGCCAGGCCAGCGCGGAGCTGGGCAAGAAGCGGGGCAGCTTCCCGGCCTTCAAGGCCAGTCGCCTGGCCACCCAATACCAGCACATGCGCAACGCCACCGTCACCACCGTGGCCCCCACCGGCACCCTGAGCCTGCTCATGGGCTGCTCCTCTGGCATCGAGCCCTACTTCGCCCTGGCCTACACCCGGCGGGTGCTGGAGGGTGAGCACCTGGTGGAGTACAACCCGCGCTTCCTGGCCCGCCTGGCCGAGCTGGGCCTGGACGGTCCCGAGAGCCTGAGCGCCCTGGCCGCCTCGGGTCAGGCGGGGGCGGTGCCCGGCCTGCCCCCCGAGGTGGCCGCCCTGTTCCCCACCGCGCACGAGGTGGCTCCGGCGGCCCACCTGGCCATGCAGGCGGCTTTTCAGGAGCACACGGACAACGGGGTCTCCAAGACGGTGAACCTGCCCGCCTCGGCCGGGCCCGAAGCGGTGCGCGAGGTGTTTCTGAGCGCCCACCAGCTGGGGCTCAAGGGGGTGACGGTGTTCCGCTCCGGCAGCCGGGGCCGCCAGGTGCTGGAGCTGTTGCCCCTGCCCGGCCGCGAGGCCCCGCCCCGGGTGCACCTGTCCGGGCATTGCCCCCGCTGCGGCGGGCTGCTCAAGACCGACGGCGGTTGTCTGGCCTGCTCCTTCTGCGGCGCCTCGGGCTGCGAATAG